The proteins below are encoded in one region of Pseudomonas putida S13.1.2:
- a CDS encoding type II toxin-antitoxin system ChpB family toxin has translation MKRVKFARGDIVRVNLDPTVGREQQGEGRPALVLTPAAFNASGLAVIVPITQGGDFARHAGFAVTLSGAGTQTQGVMLCNQVRTVDLEARFAKRVESVPEVVILDALARVQTLFD, from the coding sequence GTGAAGCGGGTGAAGTTCGCCAGGGGCGATATCGTTCGCGTCAACCTCGACCCCACAGTGGGACGAGAACAACAGGGTGAGGGGCGACCCGCACTGGTACTCACCCCGGCGGCGTTCAATGCGTCAGGCCTGGCAGTGATCGTCCCGATCACCCAAGGTGGTGATTTTGCAAGGCATGCGGGTTTCGCAGTGACGCTCAGCGGTGCGGGCACGCAGACTCAGGGGGTGATGCTCTGCAACCAGGTCCGCACAGTCGACCTTGAAGCACGCTTTGCCAAGCGCGTAGAGTCGGTGCCCGAAGTTGTCATCCTAGATGCACTGGCCCGTGTGCAAACCCTATTCGATTAA
- a CDS encoding AbrB/MazE/SpoVT family DNA-binding domain-containing protein has translation MYLPWEILMQIKIQQWGNSAAIRLPAAVLKQMRLGVGSTLSLDTAGETMVLKPVRSKPKYTLEELMAQCDLSAPEPEDMADWSAMRPVGREV, from the coding sequence ATGTATCTACCTTGGGAGATACTCATGCAGATCAAGATTCAGCAGTGGGGCAACAGCGCCGCCATCCGCTTGCCGGCCGCAGTGCTCAAACAGATGCGCCTCGGTGTCGGCTCCACCCTGAGCCTGGACACAGCGGGAGAGACGATGGTGCTCAAGCCCGTCCGATCGAAACCCAAATACACCCTTGAGGAATTGATGGCCCAGTGCGACCTGAGCGCGCCGGAGCCAGAGGACATGGCCGACTGGAGCGCGATGCGCCCAGTAGGACGTGAAGTGTGA
- a CDS encoding sensor histidine kinase, with the protein MNQDNQGLDFSTVIASTVHDLKSSLSALIQSHNQWVERLPEELRGGVEQGIMEHEFRHLNGMLVQLLGLYKLGINQLPVCPDYHELDDFIEAQLAAHQEVLKHNDILATWRIDTDNPLGFFDRELVASVIANVITNATRFAGHALLITIEEADNQLAICVNDDGPGYPKHMLERQEEYIQGIDSTSGSTGLGLYFAARIAALHESGGVRGRIEISNGGALGGGLFRLFLP; encoded by the coding sequence ATGAATCAAGACAATCAGGGGCTGGATTTTTCCACGGTGATCGCCTCCACCGTGCACGACCTCAAAAGCTCTTTGTCAGCGCTGATCCAGTCCCACAACCAGTGGGTGGAACGCTTGCCCGAAGAGCTGCGCGGTGGTGTCGAACAGGGAATCATGGAGCACGAGTTTCGCCACCTCAACGGCATGCTGGTGCAACTGCTTGGGCTGTACAAGCTGGGTATCAACCAGTTGCCGGTGTGCCCGGACTACCACGAGCTGGATGATTTCATCGAAGCCCAGTTGGCGGCGCACCAGGAAGTGCTCAAGCACAACGACATCCTCGCCACCTGGCGCATCGACACCGACAACCCGCTGGGCTTCTTCGACCGCGAACTGGTGGCTTCGGTGATTGCAAACGTCATCACCAACGCCACCCGCTTTGCCGGGCACGCCTTGCTGATCACCATCGAAGAAGCCGACAACCAACTGGCCATCTGTGTAAACGATGACGGCCCGGGTTATCCAAAACACATGCTCGAGCGCCAGGAGGAATACATCCAGGGCATTGACTCGACCAGCGGCAGCACTGGCCTGGGTCTGTACTTCGCGGCGCGGATCGCGGCGTTGCATGAAAGCGGCGGGGTGCGCGGGCGGATCGAGATCTCCAATGGCGGCGCGCTTGGGGGCGGGTTGTTCAGGTTGTTCCTGCCTTGA
- a CDS encoding tetratricopeptide repeat-containing response regulator, whose amino-acid sequence MLQYGQKSFLIVDDFTDFRTSTRSMLRELGVRDVDTADSGEQALRMCAQKRYDFILQDFHLGDGKKNGQQVLEDLIIDKHISHECVFIMVTAESSQAIVLSAIEHEPDAYLTKPFNRVGLAQRVEKLFQRKTLLKPILQALDRNRPAEVLAACAELCKKDPRLAPLCLRYRADALRNLNRFEELEKFLKAILASRPQPWVYAALGALMHKRGQNAQAQGVYEQALKAFPIMPGLYDGMAEVLVAQGDSRRAQNLLEEAVRLSPLSVRRQSTLGKLALENEDFETASKAFRHAVNQGQSSRYKDAENNLGLVQALMSKNAGFGLDARTRVEINTTLSEVAKENPEDQGLQVRARMMKAASLQQAGDPETAGKLTEQAIQRLDKMNQFFSVDSALTVAAQLQAMGQEAAALGVLKSCVESYGDDPKVMEKVGKLTDDPSVLNAITEAVTLNRQGVRSYQGGQLGEALQLFRKALGMQPKNISIALNTAQALLRIGGENPQPAIMQECQDALTSVAGIPASDNRYDRYRKLHIRVFGA is encoded by the coding sequence ATGCTGCAGTACGGGCAAAAAAGCTTTCTGATCGTCGACGACTTTACCGACTTTCGCACGTCGACCCGTTCCATGCTGCGTGAGTTGGGCGTGCGCGACGTGGACACCGCCGACAGCGGCGAGCAGGCGCTGCGCATGTGTGCGCAAAAGCGCTATGACTTCATCCTGCAGGACTTCCACCTGGGCGACGGCAAGAAGAACGGCCAGCAGGTGCTTGAAGACCTGATCATCGACAAGCACATCAGCCATGAGTGCGTGTTCATCATGGTCACGGCCGAGAGCAGCCAGGCCATTGTCCTCAGTGCCATCGAGCACGAGCCCGATGCCTACCTGACCAAGCCGTTCAACCGCGTTGGCCTGGCCCAGCGCGTCGAGAAACTGTTCCAGCGCAAGACACTGCTCAAGCCGATCCTGCAGGCGCTGGACCGCAATCGCCCGGCCGAAGTGCTGGCTGCTTGTGCCGAGCTGTGCAAGAAGGACCCGCGCCTGGCACCGCTGTGCCTGCGTTATCGGGCCGATGCCCTGCGCAACCTCAACCGCTTCGAGGAACTGGAAAAGTTCCTCAAGGCCATCCTGGCCAGCCGCCCGCAGCCGTGGGTGTACGCCGCGTTGGGTGCCCTGATGCATAAACGTGGCCAGAATGCCCAGGCCCAAGGTGTGTACGAGCAGGCGCTCAAGGCGTTCCCGATCATGCCCGGCCTTTACGATGGCATGGCCGAAGTGCTGGTGGCCCAGGGCGATTCCAGGCGCGCGCAAAACCTGCTTGAAGAAGCCGTACGCCTATCGCCACTGTCGGTACGCCGGCAGTCGACGCTGGGCAAGCTGGCGCTGGAAAACGAAGACTTCGAGACCGCGTCGAAGGCGTTCCGCCATGCCGTGAACCAGGGCCAGAGCTCGCGCTACAAGGATGCTGAAAACAACCTTGGCCTGGTGCAGGCGCTGATGAGCAAGAACGCAGGCTTTGGCCTGGACGCCCGTACCCGTGTCGAGATCAACACCACGCTCAGCGAAGTGGCCAAGGAAAACCCCGAGGACCAGGGCTTGCAGGTGCGTGCGCGGATGATGAAGGCGGCCAGCCTGCAGCAGGCGGGCGACCCGGAAACGGCCGGCAAGCTGACCGAACAGGCGATCCAGCGCTTGGACAAGATGAACCAGTTCTTCTCGGTCGATTCGGCCCTGACCGTTGCCGCCCAGTTGCAGGCAATGGGGCAGGAAGCCGCCGCCCTCGGCGTGCTGAAGAGCTGTGTGGAAAGTTATGGCGACGACCCCAAGGTCATGGAAAAAGTCGGCAAGCTGACGGACGACCCCAGTGTGCTCAACGCCATTACCGAAGCGGTCACCCTCAATCGCCAGGGTGTGCGCAGTTACCAGGGAGGGCAGCTTGGCGAGGCGTTGCAACTGTTCCGCAAGGCGCTGGGTATGCAGCCGAAGAACATCAGCATCGCCCTTAACACCGCCCAGGCGCTGCTGCGCATTGGCGGTGAAAACCCTCAGCCCGCGATCATGCAGGAATGCCAGGACGCCTTGACCAGCGTGGCCGGTATCCCTGCCAGCGACAATCGCTATGACCGTTACCGCAAACTGCACATCCGAGTGTTCGGCGCATGA
- a CDS encoding LuxR C-terminal-related transcriptional regulator, whose protein sequence is MTDLSRTHGFASQALGLLDGRFFRPPLPDGHVPRLRLCQRLHAGLAGRLLLVNAPAGFGKSSLAIEFCEALPEHWRSLWLGLSLRDADPGRFLERLLEGLQQYCPALGGQAMGLLKMRQRHQPFAFEEWIDGLLDELALYLQTDTPLLLVLDDYHLAQGPVLDRCLQFFLNHLPAGLVLLVTSRQRPDWHLARLRLSRQLVELNEQDLRLTAEESLAVIGRQPTGLRGQALDNLIQRSDGWVAGLRFWQLAASESADEQALPQALHGGEGLIRDYLLEEVIDMLPADVQAFLYDTACQERFCAPLCDALRGRHDSAAVLRYLQAHQVFLVPLDEHGHWFRYHHLFSDLLRSRQASEPLAGLQLRACRWFESQGLLDEAVEQALRAGHLDVAADLVQSLSEEQLLAEQNVGMLLRWKMDLPDSLLISTPRLIVLYSWALGLACQLDAAEELAGYLSRFLPAPSATAQKSMLAQWLALSGVIARGRGDRERTVAYCGEALQSLPCKRYGQRLVCLSTLSNLAIADGDFWRARGWNREALELAQRVGNPLFEALAHYDRARVLHARGEVLRALDEVRQGLQRLQGLSAQRLYAVRARLTLYEGYLLVSRLQPAQGRARLRAGLGEARACRDISVLIGHCVIATLDGREGHFSEAFAELAEAERLMHIWDVPPVYYLAMITLIKCELWLAQGRTDLAESWLLRLGQTYGGEQPAAAPEFHPLLPLHIALQQALLERIQLRGDDAVQRLASLVERGRASGGMMLTVSALCQWLTQLLDEGREGQAAQLLPSLLESARGGVLQPFQLLLEKHPQWLHEQLQAGAACPVQAELLKRLPQLPSATMGTGEALSGRELAVLQLIAQGCSNQQISERLFISLHTVKTHASHINSKLGVERRTQAVAKAKSLGLLA, encoded by the coding sequence ATGACAGATTTGTCCCGTACACATGGATTTGCCAGCCAGGCCTTGGGCCTGCTGGACGGGCGTTTCTTCCGGCCGCCGCTGCCGGACGGCCATGTGCCGCGGCTGCGCCTGTGTCAGCGCTTGCACGCCGGGCTGGCTGGCCGGTTGCTGCTGGTCAACGCCCCGGCCGGTTTCGGCAAAAGCTCCCTGGCCATCGAATTTTGCGAAGCGCTGCCCGAGCACTGGCGCAGCCTGTGGCTGGGCCTCAGCCTACGTGATGCCGACCCTGGCCGCTTCCTTGAGCGCCTGCTGGAAGGCCTGCAGCAGTACTGCCCGGCACTGGGCGGGCAGGCCATGGGCTTGCTGAAAATGCGCCAGCGCCACCAGCCGTTCGCCTTCGAAGAGTGGATCGACGGCCTGCTCGACGAGCTGGCGCTGTACCTGCAAACCGATACCCCTTTGCTGCTGGTACTGGACGACTATCACCTGGCCCAGGGGCCGGTGCTCGACCGCTGCCTGCAATTCTTCCTCAACCACCTGCCGGCCGGCTTGGTGTTGCTGGTTACCAGCCGCCAGCGCCCGGACTGGCACCTGGCGCGTTTGCGGTTGTCGCGCCAGCTTGTCGAACTGAACGAACAGGATCTGCGCCTCACCGCCGAAGAATCGCTGGCGGTGATCGGCCGGCAGCCAACCGGCCTGCGCGGCCAGGCGCTGGACAACCTGATCCAGCGCAGCGACGGTTGGGTGGCCGGTTTGCGCTTCTGGCAACTGGCAGCCAGCGAGTCGGCGGACGAGCAAGCCTTGCCCCAGGCCCTGCACGGCGGCGAAGGGCTGATCCGCGACTACCTGCTTGAAGAAGTCATCGACATGCTGCCCGCCGATGTACAGGCGTTCCTGTACGACACCGCCTGCCAGGAGCGATTCTGCGCCCCGTTGTGCGATGCCTTGCGTGGCCGCCACGACAGCGCCGCTGTACTGCGCTACCTGCAGGCGCACCAGGTGTTCCTGGTGCCGCTGGACGAGCATGGCCACTGGTTCCGCTACCATCACCTTTTTTCCGACCTGCTGCGCAGCCGGCAGGCCAGCGAGCCACTGGCCGGTCTGCAACTGCGTGCCTGTCGCTGGTTTGAAAGCCAGGGCCTGCTGGACGAGGCGGTGGAGCAGGCGTTGCGTGCCGGCCACCTCGATGTTGCTGCCGACCTGGTGCAAAGCCTGTCCGAGGAGCAACTGCTGGCGGAACAAAACGTCGGCATGTTGCTGCGCTGGAAGATGGACCTGCCCGACAGCCTGCTGATCAGCACCCCACGCTTGATCGTGCTGTACAGCTGGGCGTTGGGCCTGGCGTGCCAGCTCGACGCAGCCGAGGAACTGGCGGGCTACCTCAGTCGCTTTTTGCCCGCGCCTTCGGCGACCGCGCAAAAGTCGATGCTGGCCCAGTGGCTGGCGCTGAGTGGGGTCATTGCCCGCGGCCGTGGCGACCGCGAACGTACTGTGGCTTATTGCGGCGAAGCGCTGCAGAGCCTGCCGTGCAAGCGCTATGGCCAACGCCTGGTGTGTTTGTCGACGCTGTCCAACCTGGCCATTGCCGACGGCGATTTCTGGCGGGCCCGAGGCTGGAACCGCGAAGCCCTGGAGCTGGCCCAGCGGGTTGGCAACCCGCTGTTCGAGGCACTGGCCCATTACGACCGGGCGCGCGTGCTGCATGCCCGTGGCGAGGTGCTGCGCGCGCTGGACGAAGTGCGCCAAGGGCTTCAGCGCCTGCAAGGGCTTTCGGCGCAGCGGCTGTATGCCGTGCGTGCGCGCCTGACGCTTTACGAAGGTTACCTGCTGGTCTCGCGCCTGCAGCCGGCCCAGGGCCGTGCGCGTTTGCGCGCTGGGCTGGGCGAGGCGCGGGCCTGCCGGGATATCAGTGTGCTTATCGGCCATTGCGTGATTGCTACGCTCGATGGCAGGGAAGGGCACTTTTCAGAGGCTTTTGCCGAATTGGCCGAGGCCGAGCGCCTGATGCATATCTGGGACGTGCCCCCGGTCTACTACCTGGCCATGATTACCCTGATCAAATGCGAACTGTGGCTGGCCCAGGGGCGTACCGACCTGGCCGAGTCCTGGCTGCTGCGCCTGGGCCAGACCTACGGCGGCGAGCAGCCGGCGGCAGCACCGGAGTTCCACCCATTGCTGCCCTTGCACATTGCGTTGCAGCAGGCGCTGCTCGAGCGCATCCAGTTACGTGGCGACGATGCCGTGCAACGGCTGGCAAGCCTGGTCGAGCGAGGCCGGGCCAGTGGCGGCATGATGCTTACCGTCAGCGCCCTGTGCCAATGGCTCACCCAGCTGCTGGACGAAGGCCGGGAAGGGCAGGCCGCGCAGCTGCTGCCAAGCCTGCTGGAGTCCGCGCGTGGCGGCGTACTTCAACCGTTCCAGCTGCTGCTGGAAAAACATCCGCAATGGCTTCATGAGCAACTGCAGGCAGGTGCCGCCTGCCCGGTTCAGGCCGAACTGCTCAAGCGACTGCCGCAGCTACCAAGCGCTACCATGGGCACTGGCGAAGCCCTGAGTGGCCGCGAACTGGCCGTGCTCCAACTGATTGCCCAGGGCTGTTCCAACCAGCAGATCAGCGAGCGGCTGTTCATTTCCTTGCACACCGTGAAGACCCACGCCAGCCACATCAACAGCAAGCTGGGGGTCGAGCGGCGCACACAGGCGGTGGCCAAGGCCAAATCGCTGGGGCTGCTGGCGTGA
- a CDS encoding DUF1302 domain-containing protein → MKSANLFWRRAKLPLAVSLASTLASPAFAVSFNIGEIEGQFDSSLSIGASWSTANPNKNLIGVNNGGKGLSQTSDDGHLNFKKGETFSKIFKGIHDLELKYGDTGVFVRGKYWYDFELKDEGREFKDISDSGRKEGAKSSGAQLLDAFVYHNYSIGDQPGSVRLGKQVVSWGESTFIGGGINSINPIDVSAFRRPGAEIKEGLIPVNMFYVSQSLTDNLSAEAFYQIEWDQTVVDNCGTFFSQPDIIADGCTDNLRVLNSSRTLNALPAIARGVLAANNVNYNEEGVLVRRGADRDARDSGQFGVAFRYMFEPLDTEFGAYFMNYHSRAPIFSATGASPAAFAFANSLTPTALAGLRPLLIAGNSQYFVEYPEDIRLYGLSFATTLPTGTAWSGELSYRPNAPVQLNSTDILFAGVTPLAGFGNASVLQGTPGQDLHGYRRKEITQFQTTFTHFFDQVMGASRLTVVGEVGVTHVGGLESTSKARYGRDPVYGPGELPGGMCTALNGSTINGSGLGSSTANLSRNCNSDGFTTSTSWGYRARAIWDYNDVFAGVNLKPSVAWSHDVSGYSPGPGGNFEEGRKAVSLGLDAEYQNTYTASLSYTNFFDGKYTTVDDRDFVALSFGVNF, encoded by the coding sequence ATGAAATCTGCAAACCTGTTCTGGCGCCGGGCCAAGTTGCCCCTGGCCGTCAGCCTTGCTTCCACGCTCGCAAGTCCTGCTTTCGCTGTCAGTTTCAACATTGGTGAAATCGAAGGGCAGTTCGACTCGTCGCTCTCCATCGGCGCCAGCTGGTCGACGGCCAACCCCAACAAGAACCTGATCGGGGTGAACAACGGCGGCAAGGGCCTGTCGCAGACATCCGACGATGGCCACCTGAACTTCAAGAAGGGCGAAACTTTCTCCAAGATCTTCAAGGGCATCCACGACCTGGAGCTCAAGTACGGCGACACCGGCGTGTTCGTGCGCGGCAAGTACTGGTACGACTTCGAGCTGAAGGACGAAGGCCGCGAGTTCAAGGACATCAGCGACTCCGGCCGCAAGGAAGGCGCCAAGTCGTCCGGCGCCCAGTTGCTCGACGCCTTTGTCTACCACAACTACTCCATCGGCGATCAGCCGGGCTCGGTGCGCCTGGGCAAGCAGGTGGTGAGCTGGGGTGAAAGTACCTTCATCGGCGGCGGCATCAACTCGATCAACCCCATCGACGTGTCGGCGTTCCGCCGCCCGGGGGCCGAGATCAAGGAAGGCCTGATCCCGGTCAACATGTTCTATGTCTCGCAAAGCCTGACCGACAACCTGTCGGCCGAGGCCTTCTACCAGATCGAGTGGGACCAGACGGTTGTTGATAACTGCGGTACGTTCTTCTCCCAGCCGGACATCATTGCCGACGGCTGCACCGACAACCTGCGTGTGCTCAACAGCAGCCGCACCCTCAATGCACTGCCTGCCATTGCCAGGGGCGTGCTGGCCGCCAACAATGTCAACTACAACGAAGAAGGCGTGCTGGTAAGGCGTGGTGCCGATCGAGACGCCCGCGACAGTGGCCAGTTCGGTGTTGCGTTCCGCTATATGTTCGAACCGCTGGATACCGAGTTCGGCGCGTACTTCATGAACTACCACAGCCGTGCGCCGATCTTCAGTGCGACTGGCGCTTCCCCGGCTGCGTTCGCTTTTGCCAACAGCCTTACGCCCACAGCGCTTGCCGGGCTTCGTCCGCTGCTCATTGCAGGCAACTCCCAGTACTTTGTCGAGTATCCAGAGGATATCCGCCTGTACGGTTTGAGCTTCGCCACCACGCTGCCTACCGGTACTGCGTGGAGCGGCGAGCTTAGCTATCGCCCTAATGCGCCGGTGCAGCTGAACTCTACTGATATCCTGTTCGCCGGTGTCACGCCGCTGGCCGGGTTTGGTAATGCGTCCGTGCTCCAGGGCACACCGGGCCAGGACCTGCACGGCTACCGGCGCAAGGAAATCACCCAGTTCCAGACCACCTTCACCCACTTCTTCGACCAGGTCATGGGCGCCAGCCGGCTCACAGTTGTGGGCGAAGTCGGTGTTACGCATGTCGGCGGCCTGGAGAGCACCAGCAAGGCACGCTATGGTCGCGACCCGGTCTACGGCCCTGGCGAACTGCCTGGTGGCATGTGTACTGCGCTCAACGGCTCCACCATCAATGGCTCCGGGCTGGGCAGCTCCACCGCCAACCTGTCGCGCAACTGCAACAGCGATGGTTTCACCACCAGCACTTCGTGGGGTTATCGCGCTCGCGCCATCTGGGACTACAACGACGTCTTCGCCGGGGTCAACCTGAAGCCCAGCGTGGCCTGGTCCCATGACGTATCTGGCTACTCGCCAGGCCCAGGCGGCAACTTCGAGGAAGGCCGCAAGGCAGTCAGCCTGGGCCTGGACGCCGAGTACCAGAACACCTACACGGCGAGCCTGTCGTACACCAACTTCTTCGACGGCAAGTACACCACCGTGGATGACCGTGACTTCGTCGCGCTCAGCTTCGGCGTGAACTTCTAA
- a CDS encoding fatty acid--CoA ligase encodes MLQTRIIKPAEGAYDYPLLIKRLLMSGSRYEKTREIVYRDQLRLTYPQLNERIARLANVLTEAGVKAGDTVAVMDWDSHRYLECMFAIPMIGAVVHTINVRLSPEQILYTMNHAEDRVVLVNSDFVGLYQAIAGQLTTVEKTLLLTDGPDKTAELPDLVGEYEQLLAAASPRYDFPDFDENSVATTFYTTGTTGNPKGVYFTHRQLVLHTLAEASVTGSIDSVRLLGSNDVYMPITPMFHVHAWGIPYAATMLGMKQVYPGRYEPDMLVKLWREEKVTFSHCVPTILQMLLSCPTSQGQDFGGWKIIIGGSSLNRSLYQAALARGIQLTAAYGMSETCPLISAAHLNDELQAGSEDERVTYRIKAGVPVPLVEAAIVDGDGNFLPADGETQGELVLRAPWLTMGYFKEPEKSEELWQGGWLHTGDVATLDGMGYIDIRDRIKDVIKTGGEWVSSLDLEDLISRHPAVREVAVVGVADPQWGERPFALLVVRDGQAIDAKALKEHLKPFVEQGHINKWAIPSQIAVVTEIPKTSVGKLDKKRIRQDIVQWQASNSAFLSTL; translated from the coding sequence ATGCTGCAGACCCGCATCATCAAGCCCGCCGAGGGCGCCTACGACTACCCGCTGCTGATCAAACGCCTTTTGATGTCCGGCAGCCGCTATGAAAAGACCCGCGAAATCGTCTACCGCGACCAGTTGCGCCTGACGTACCCTCAGCTCAACGAGCGCATCGCGCGCCTGGCCAATGTGCTGACCGAGGCCGGGGTAAAGGCCGGCGATACTGTGGCGGTAATGGATTGGGACAGCCACCGCTACCTGGAGTGCATGTTCGCCATCCCGATGATTGGCGCCGTCGTGCATACCATCAACGTGCGCCTGTCGCCCGAGCAGATCCTCTACACCATGAACCACGCCGAAGACCGCGTGGTGCTGGTCAACAGCGATTTCGTCGGCCTCTACCAGGCCATTGCCGGGCAACTGACTACCGTTGAAAAGACCTTGTTGCTGACCGATGGTCCGGACAAGACCGCCGAGCTGCCGGACCTGGTGGGCGAGTACGAGCAGCTGCTGGCAGCCGCCAGCCCGCGCTACGATTTCCCGGACTTCGATGAAAACTCGGTGGCCACCACCTTCTACACCACCGGCACCACCGGCAACCCCAAGGGTGTGTACTTCACCCACCGGCAACTGGTGCTGCACACCCTGGCCGAAGCTTCGGTCACCGGCAGCATCGACAGCGTGCGCCTGCTGGGCAGCAACGACGTGTACATGCCCATCACGCCGATGTTCCATGTACATGCCTGGGGCATTCCCTACGCCGCCACCATGCTTGGCATGAAGCAGGTGTACCCGGGGCGCTACGAGCCGGACATGCTGGTCAAGCTGTGGCGTGAGGAAAAGGTCACGTTCTCCCATTGCGTGCCGACCATCCTGCAGATGCTGCTCAGCTGCCCGACCTCGCAAGGGCAGGACTTCGGCGGCTGGAAGATCATCATTGGCGGCAGCTCGCTCAACCGTTCGCTGTACCAGGCTGCCCTGGCGCGTGGCATCCAGTTGACCGCGGCGTATGGCATGTCCGAAACCTGCCCGCTGATCTCCGCCGCGCACCTGAACGACGAGCTGCAGGCCGGCAGCGAGGATGAGCGCGTCACCTACCGCATCAAGGCCGGCGTGCCGGTGCCGCTGGTCGAGGCGGCCATTGTCGATGGCGACGGCAACTTCCTGCCGGCAGACGGCGAGACCCAGGGCGAGTTGGTGCTGCGTGCACCGTGGCTGACCATGGGCTATTTCAAGGAGCCGGAAAAGAGTGAGGAGCTGTGGCAGGGGGGCTGGTTGCACACCGGAGATGTCGCCACCCTCGACGGCATGGGCTACATCGACATTCGTGACCGCATCAAGGATGTGATCAAGACCGGCGGCGAGTGGGTTTCCTCGCTCGACCTGGAAGACCTGATCAGCCGTCACCCAGCCGTGCGCGAAGTGGCGGTGGTGGGGGTGGCCGACCCGCAGTGGGGCGAGCGCCCGTTTGCCCTGCTGGTGGTGCGCGATGGCCAGGCCATCGATGCCAAGGCGCTCAAGGAGCATCTCAAGCCATTTGTCGAGCAAGGGCACATCAACAAGTGGGCGATTCCTAGCCAGATCGCCGTTGTTACTGAAATTCCCAAGACCAGTGTCGGCAAGCTCGACAAGAAACGCATCCGCCAGGACATCGTCCAGTGGCAGGCCAGCAACAGTGCGTTCCTTTCCACGCTGTAA
- a CDS encoding 2-hydroxyacid dehydrogenase: MPSPRRAVFLDHQSLDLGDLDLSPLRSQFDEFELFDATRPDQVSQRLQGAVAVVSNKVMLDAATLAANPQLKLILVAATGTNNVDLTAARAQGITVCNCQGYGTPSVAQHTLALLLALATRLCDYNQAVADGQWAKASQFCLLDFPIVELEGKTLGLLGHGELGGAVARLAEAFGMRVLSGQIPGRPERADRLPLDELLPQIDALTLHCPLNEHTRHMLGARELALLRPGALLVNTARGGLIDEQALADALHRGHLGGAATDVLSVEPPVNGNPLLEPGIPRLIITPHSAWGAVESRQRIVGQLSENAQAFFAGQPRRVVS; encoded by the coding sequence ATGCCCAGCCCGCGTCGCGCCGTGTTTCTCGATCACCAATCCCTGGACCTTGGTGACCTCGACCTTTCCCCGCTACGAAGCCAGTTCGATGAGTTCGAGCTGTTCGATGCAACCCGCCCTGACCAGGTAAGCCAGCGCCTGCAGGGCGCCGTGGCAGTGGTCAGCAACAAGGTCATGCTCGACGCCGCGACCCTGGCCGCCAACCCACAGCTCAAGCTGATTCTGGTGGCCGCCACCGGCACCAACAATGTCGACCTGACAGCAGCGCGAGCCCAAGGCATCACGGTTTGCAACTGCCAGGGCTATGGCACGCCGTCCGTCGCGCAGCACACGCTCGCCCTGCTGCTGGCGCTGGCCACGCGTCTGTGCGACTACAACCAGGCAGTAGCCGATGGCCAGTGGGCCAAGGCCAGCCAGTTCTGTCTGCTGGACTTCCCCATCGTCGAGCTGGAAGGCAAAACCCTCGGCCTGCTCGGCCACGGCGAACTGGGCGGCGCGGTGGCGCGGCTGGCCGAAGCCTTCGGCATGCGCGTACTGAGCGGGCAGATTCCCGGCCGCCCGGAACGCGCCGACCGCCTGCCGCTGGACGAACTGCTGCCACAAATCGATGCCCTGACCCTGCACTGCCCGCTGAACGAGCACACGCGGCACATGCTCGGTGCCCGCGAACTGGCCTTGCTCAGGCCAGGCGCACTGCTGGTCAACACCGCCCGTGGCGGCCTAATCGACGAGCAGGCCCTGGCCGATGCCCTGCACCGTGGTCACCTGGGCGGCGCGGCTACTGACGTGCTGAGCGTGGAGCCGCCAGTAAACGGCAACCCGTTGCTCGAACCCGGTATCCCGCGGCTGATCATCACCCCGCACAGCGCATGGGGGGCAGTGGAGTCGCGCCAACGCATCGTCGGCCAGCTCAGCGAGAATGCCCAGGCCTTCTTCGCCGGTCAGCCACGCCGCGTGGTCAGCTGA